From Alkalidesulfovibrio alkalitolerans DSM 16529, a single genomic window includes:
- a CDS encoding sensor histidine kinase — MSGAERGPDTDTPSCGRECVNQVRSPLVCVECCSASWPAVLGSSLFGLFRSTLDGKLLCASEGLAGILGYASAAELLAAVTDMARDVYFDPAERAGHVRETLAASGPVSREMLWKKKDGTPVWVRSDKILVRDEEGHVLHQEGVIMDIDARRRAEDALRASEARYRALFEASVEAVFVLDDAGSVIDANATAHLLTARNGREIKGRKFTDLFSPTACIRINEVIDRMRGGGRARFRCDMARPGGDVVRLDIGLTPVDETSGQIQAVCHDITALTRAQTQLREALDELSTIFENSQVGVMLVGDGPRIRRANARLAAIFGYAPEEMEGMDVSRLHLDEERFRGFRAMLAESVATGGQHQGVHELCRKDGTPVWCQVWGKALDPADISRGVIWVIDDVTERKRDEELRQDVERMARHDLKGPLGAIISYPVIIAEEGPLTPGQAEDLERIREAGFRMLEMINLSLDLYKMEQGSYDFRPERVDVLAVLDRVLWEARAQAMSRDVGLSVRIAGKDGDARPPESGERFEVRGETLLAASMLSNLVKNAVEASPRGGEVTVMLAATAAGAVISIRNAGEVPAEVLPRFMQKYATANRKGGTGLGAYSARLMAEVMGGHVDFESSPEHGTAIFVTLPLAEDAEDAPPAQRI, encoded by the coding sequence ATGAGCGGGGCCGAACGAGGCCCTGACACGGACACACCGTCCTGCGGCCGCGAGTGCGTGAACCAAGTGCGTTCGCCCCTCGTCTGCGTAGAGTGTTGCAGCGCGTCCTGGCCCGCCGTGCTCGGTTCCTCCCTCTTCGGCCTGTTCCGAAGCACCCTGGACGGCAAGCTTTTGTGCGCAAGCGAAGGCTTGGCGGGCATTCTGGGCTACGCATCGGCCGCCGAACTCCTGGCTGCGGTCACGGACATGGCCCGCGACGTGTACTTCGATCCCGCCGAACGGGCCGGGCACGTCCGCGAGACGCTGGCGGCTTCCGGACCCGTCTCGCGCGAGATGCTCTGGAAGAAGAAGGACGGCACGCCCGTGTGGGTGCGGTCGGACAAAATCCTGGTACGTGACGAGGAAGGCCATGTCCTCCATCAGGAGGGCGTGATCATGGACATCGACGCCAGGCGGCGCGCCGAGGACGCGTTACGCGCCAGCGAGGCCCGCTACCGTGCCCTGTTCGAGGCATCGGTGGAGGCGGTCTTCGTGCTTGACGACGCCGGTTCGGTCATCGACGCCAATGCCACCGCGCATCTGCTTACGGCCCGAAACGGCAGGGAGATCAAGGGCCGCAAGTTCACCGACCTCTTCTCTCCCACGGCCTGCATCCGCATTAACGAGGTCATCGATCGCATGCGCGGCGGCGGCCGGGCGCGTTTTCGCTGCGACATGGCCCGGCCCGGAGGCGACGTGGTGCGGCTGGACATCGGGCTTACGCCCGTGGACGAGACGAGCGGTCAGATTCAGGCCGTGTGTCACGACATAACCGCCCTGACGCGCGCCCAGACGCAGCTTCGCGAGGCATTGGACGAGCTGAGCACCATTTTCGAGAACAGCCAGGTGGGCGTCATGCTGGTTGGTGATGGACCGCGCATCCGCCGCGCCAACGCCCGCCTCGCGGCCATCTTCGGGTACGCGCCCGAGGAGATGGAAGGCATGGACGTCTCGCGTCTGCATCTCGACGAGGAGCGTTTCAGGGGTTTTAGGGCCATGCTGGCCGAGAGCGTGGCCACGGGCGGACAGCATCAGGGCGTGCACGAACTGTGTCGCAAGGACGGTACGCCCGTGTGGTGCCAGGTATGGGGCAAGGCCCTGGACCCGGCCGATATCTCCCGAGGCGTGATCTGGGTGATCGACGACGTCACCGAGCGAAAGCGCGACGAGGAGTTGCGACAGGACGTGGAGCGCATGGCCCGGCACGATCTCAAGGGGCCGCTCGGCGCGATCATTTCCTACCCGGTCATCATCGCCGAGGAGGGGCCGCTCACGCCCGGGCAGGCCGAGGATCTGGAGCGTATCCGCGAGGCGGGGTTCCGGATGCTTGAGATGATCAATCTCTCCCTGGATCTCTACAAGATGGAGCAGGGCAGCTACGACTTCAGGCCCGAGCGCGTGGACGTGCTCGCCGTGCTCGACCGCGTGCTCTGGGAGGCGCGGGCCCAGGCCATGTCCCGGGACGTGGGGCTTTCCGTGCGTATCGCCGGAAAAGACGGCGATGCCCGCCCGCCCGAATCCGGCGAGCGCTTCGAGGTGCGCGGCGAGACGCTTCTGGCCGCCTCCATGCTCTCCAACCTGGTCAAGAACGCCGTGGAAGCCAGCCCAAGGGGAGGCGAGGTGACGGTCATGCTTGCGGCCACGGCCGCTGGGGCCGTGATCTCAATCCGCAACGCCGGGGAAGTTCCGGCCGAGGTGCTGCCGCGCTTCATGCAGAAGTACGCCACCGCGAACCGCAAGGGCGGCACAGGCCTTGGAGCCTATTCCGCGCGGCTCATGGCCGAGGTCATGGGCGGGCACGTGGATTTCGAAAGCTCCCCGGAGCACGGCACGGCCATCTTCGTGACCCTGCCGTTGGCCGAGGACGCCGAGGACGCGCCTCCGGCGCAAAGAATCTGA
- a CDS encoding DUF547 domain-containing protein, translating into MRRIMQILLGAALVCVLAGGAHARVDNSLYAELLARHVVDGLVDYAGLKADEDKLDAYLAILAAVKTDKLTEMQAYAHYLNVYNAWTLKLILKHYPGISSIKDIGGFFTNPWRIRFVELDGELVHLDHVEHEILRPRFRDPRVHFAVNCASMGCPRLHARPFEPEDLETTLDELTRANINDPAFNRLENGTLRLVKVFDWFGGDWGNDAEKLAFVLRYADDELRGRIESRQGGVRIRYTDWDWSLNDVSKGREK; encoded by the coding sequence ATGCGACGCATCATGCAGATCCTGCTCGGAGCGGCGCTCGTGTGCGTCCTCGCGGGCGGCGCGCACGCCCGGGTGGACAACAGTCTCTACGCGGAGCTTCTCGCGCGTCACGTGGTCGATGGATTGGTCGATTATGCCGGTCTGAAGGCGGACGAGGACAAACTGGACGCCTATCTCGCCATCCTGGCCGCGGTGAAGACCGACAAGCTCACCGAGATGCAGGCCTACGCCCATTACCTCAACGTCTACAACGCCTGGACGCTCAAGCTCATCCTCAAGCATTATCCAGGCATTTCCTCCATCAAGGACATCGGCGGATTCTTCACCAATCCCTGGCGGATCAGATTCGTGGAACTCGACGGCGAATTGGTGCACCTCGACCACGTCGAGCATGAGATCCTGCGTCCGCGTTTTCGTGATCCGCGCGTGCACTTTGCGGTGAACTGCGCTTCCATGGGCTGTCCCCGGCTGCACGCGCGGCCCTTCGAACCGGAGGATCTGGAGACGACACTGGACGAACTGACGCGGGCGAACATAAACGACCCTGCCTTCAATAGGCTCGAAAACGGAACGCTACGTCTCGTCAAAGTCTTCGACTGGTTCGGCGGGGACTGGGGAAACGACGCGGAGAAGCTGGCCTTCGTCCTCAGATACGCCGACGATGAACTGCGCGGCCGGATCGAATCGCGCCAGGGCGGCGTGCGCATCCGCTACACCGATTGGGACTGGTCCCTGAACGATGTCTCGAAAGGGCGCGAAAAATAG